In Equus caballus isolate H_3958 breed thoroughbred chromosome 26, TB-T2T, whole genome shotgun sequence, the following are encoded in one genomic region:
- the NRIP1 gene encoding nuclear receptor-interacting protein 1 isoform X1, translating into MTHGEELGSDVHQDSVVLTYLEGLLMHQAAEGSGTAVDKKSAGRNEEDQNFNVSSKAFPTCQSNGPVLNTQTYQGSGMLHLKKARLLQSSEDWNAAKRKRLSDPIVNINVKKEALLAGMVDNVPKGKQDSTLLASLLQSFSSRLQTVALSQQIRQSLKEQGYALSHDSLKVEKDLRCYGVASSHLKTLLKKSKAKDQKPDTDLPDVTKNLIRERFVESPHHVGQSGTKVMSEPLSCAARLQAVASMVEKRASPATSPKPSVACSQLALLLSSEAHLQQYSREHALKTQNANQAASERLAAMARLQENGQKDVGSFQLSKGMSSHLNGQARTSSSKLMASRSTFQNAMGIVPSSPKNAGCKNSLERNNIKQVANNSLLLHLLKSQTIPKPMNGHNHSERGSIFEDSSTPTTVDEYSDNNPSFTDDSSGDESSYSNCVPIDLSCKHRTEKPEPDQPVSLDNLTQSLLNTWDPKARDVDSKEDPDTSKNSKLNSHQKVTLLQLLLGHKNEENTERNNSPQEVHSDVTKFSTQNYTRTSVIESPSTNRTTPVSTPPLLASTKAESPINLSQHSLVIKWNSPPYACSSQPEKPANTASNHLMDLTKSKESQGEKPAQNEGAQNPATFSASKLLQNLAQCGMQSSASGEEQRPSKQLLGVNTDKPVGMIDRLNSPLLSNKTNAVEENKAFSSQATCPEPGLSGSEIENLLERRTVLQLLLGNPNKGKSEKKEKNLLRDESTQEHTDRALNEQILMVKIKSEPCDDLHIHNTNVHLSHDAKGAPFLGMAPPVQRSAAALPASEDFKSEPISPQDFSFSKNGLLSRLLRQNQESYLADDLDNSPRNSQLTLVESKNLCMVPKKRKLYTEPLENPFKKMKNNLVDATNSHSAPDVLYGSLLNQQELKFSRNDLEFKYPASHGSASESEHRSWARESKSFNVLKQLLLSENCVRDLSQHGSNSVVDSKKKGHKNNVPSSKPEFSISSLNGLMYGSTQPNACVDNRTFPYPGVVKTALSPPFPEYLGCAGSRPESGLLNGCSMPSEKGPIKWVITDGDKNEYEKDSPRLTKTNPILYYMLQKGGNSVTSRETQSKDMWREPSSADSVSQVTIKEELLPAAETKASFFNLRSPYNSHMGNNASRPHSANGEGYGLLGSVLTIKKESE; encoded by the coding sequence ATGACTCATGGAGAAGAGCTTGGCTCTGATGTGCACCAGGATTCTGTTGTTTTAACTTACCTAGAAGGATTACTAATGCATCAGGCAGCAGAGGGATCAGGTACTGCCGTCGACAAAAAGTCTGCTGGGCGTAATGAGGAAGATCAGAACTTTAACGTTTCTAGTAAGGCATTTCCCACCTGTCAAAGTAATGGGCCAGTTCTCAATACACAGACGTATCAGGGATCTGGCATGCTGCATCTCAAAAAGGCCAGACTATTGCAGTCTTCCGAGGACTGGAATGCGGCGAAGCGGAAGAGGCTGTCTGATCCCATCGTAAATATAAATGTGAAGAAGGAAGCTTTGCTAGCAGGCATGGTTGACAATGTGCCTAAAGGCAAACAGGATAGCACATTACTGGCCTCTTTGCTTCAGTCATTCAGCTCTAGGCTGCAGACTGTGGCTCTGTCACAACAAATTAGGCAGAGCCTCAAGGAGCAAGGATATGCCCTCAGTCATGATTCTttaaaagtggagaaagatttaAGGTGCTATGGTGTTGCATCGAGTCACTTAAAAACTTTGTTGAAGAAAAGTAAAGCTAAAGATCAAAAGCCTGATACCGATCTTCCTGACGTCACCAAAAACCTCATCAGAGAGAGGTTTGTAGAGTCACCGCATCATGTTGGACAAAGCGGAACAAAGGTCATGAGTGAACCCTTGTCGTGTGCCGCAAGATTACAGGCTGTTGCAAGCATGGTGGAAAAAAGGGCTAGTCCTGCCACTTCACCCAAACCTAGTGTTGCTTGTAGCCAATTAGCATTGCTCCTTTCAAGTGAAGCCCATTTACAGCAGTATTCACGGGAACAtgctttaaaaacacaaaatgcgAATCAAGCGGCGAGTGAAAGACTTGCTGCTATGGCCAGATTACAAGAAAATGGCCAGAAGGATGTTGGGAGTTTCCAGCTCTCAAAAGGAATGTCAAGCCATCTTAATGGTCAGGCAAGAACATCCTCAAGCAAACTAATGGCTAGCCGAAGTACATTTCAAAATGCAATGGGTATCGTTCCTTCTTCCCCCAAAAATGCAGGCTGTAAGAACTCACTggaaagaaacaatataaaacaaGTTGCTAATAATAGTTTGCTCTTACATCTTCTTAAAAGCCAGACCATACCTAAGCCCATGAACGGACACAATCATAGTGAGAGAGGAAGCATTTTTGAGGATAGTAGTACACCGACAACTGTCGATGAATACTCAGATAACAATCCTAGTTTTACAGATGATAGCAGTGGGGATGAAAGCTCTTATTCCAACTGTGTTCCCATAGACTTGTCTTGCAAACACCGCACCGAAAAACCAGAACCCGACCAGCCTGTTTCTCTGGATAACTTAACTCAGTCCTTGCTGAACACTTGGGATCCAAAAGCCCGCGATGTAGATAGCAAAGAAGATCCAGATACCTCAAAGAATTCTAAGCTAAACTCACACCAGAAGGTAACACTTCTTCAGTTGCTCCTCGGCcataagaatgaagaaaatacagagagaaacaaCAGCCCTCAGGAAGTGCACAGTGATGTGACAAAGTTCAGTACGCAGAATTACACAAGGACTTCTGTGATAGAGAGCCCCAGTACAAATAGGACTACTCCAGTCAGCACTCCGCCGTTACTGGCATCCACCAAAGCAGAGTCGCCCATCAATCTTTCCCAACACTCTCTGGTCATCAAATGGAATTCCCCGCCATATGCCTGCAGCTCTCAGCCTGAAAAGCCAGCGAATACCGCCTCCAACCACTTGATGGACCTTACAAAAAGCAAAGAGTCGCAAGGAGAGAAACCAGCCCAGAATGAAGGTGCCCAAAACCCTGCAACTTTCAGTGCCAGTAAACTGTTACAAAATTTAGCACAATGTGGAATGCAGTCTTCCGCGTCAGGGGAAGAGCAGAGACCCAGTAAACAGCTGCTCGGTGTGAACACAGATAAACCTGTAGGTATGATTGATAGGTTAAATAGCCCCCTGCTCTCCAATAAAACAAATGcagttgaagaaaataaagcattcaGTAGTCAAGCAACGTGCCCCGAACCAGGACTTTCCGGttctgaaatagaaaatctgcTTGAAAGGCGCACTGTCCTCCAGTTGCTCCTGGGAAACCCCAACAAAGGGaagagtgaaaagaaagagaaaaacctttTAAGAGATGAAAGTACTCAGGAACATACAGATAGAGCTTTAAATGAACAAATACtgatggtaaaaataaaatctgagccTTGCGATGACTTACATATACATAATACAAATGTGCACTTGAGCCACGATGCTAAGGGTGCCCCGTTCTTAGGGATGGCTCCTCCCGTGCAGAGAAGCGCGGCTGCCTTACCAGCGTCTGAGGACTTTAAATCGGAGCCCATTTCACCTCAGGATTTTTCTTTCTCGAAGAATGGTCTGCTAAGTCGATTGCTGAGACAAAATCAAGAGAGTTACCTGGCGGACGATCTGGACAACAGTCCCAGAAATAGTCAGCTGACACTTGTAGAATCAAAGAATCTTTGCATGGTCCCTAAGAAAAGGAAGCTTTATACTGAGCCGTtagaaaatccatttaaaaagatgaaaaataaccTAGTCGATGCCACAAACAGTCACAGTGCTCCGGATGTACTGTATGGGTCCTTGCTTAACCAGCAGGAGCTGAAATTTAGCAGAAATGATCTTGAATTTAAATATCCTGCCAGTCATGGTTCAGCCAGCGAAAGTGAACACAGGAGTTGGGCCAGAGAGAGCAAAAGCTTCAATGTTCTGAAACAACTACTTCTCTCAGAAAACTGTGTGAGAGATTTGTCCCAGCATGGAAGTAACTCTGTCGTCGACAGTAAAAAGAAAGGACACAAAAATAACGTGCCCAGTAGCAAACCTGAATTcagcatttcttctttaaacGGACTCATGTACGGTTCCACTCAGCCCAACGCTTGCGTGGATAACAGGACATTTCCATACCCTGGAGTAGTGAAAACTGCCCTGAGTCCTCCTTTCCCTGAGTACTTGGGCTGTGCGGGGTCTAGACCAGAATCTGGGCTCTTGAATGGGTGTTCCATGCCCAGTGAGAAGGGACCCATTAAGTGGGTTATCACAGATGGGGATAAGAATGAGTATGAAAAAGACTCTCCAAGACTGACCAAAACGAACCCAATACTGTATTACATGCTCCAGAAAGGAGGCAATTCTGTTACCAGTCGAGAAACACAGAGCAAGGACATGTGGAGGGAGCCTTCGTCTGCTGACAGTGTCTCACAGGTTACAATCAAGGAAGAGTTACTTCCTGCTGCAGAAACTAAAGcttctttctttaatttaagGAGCCCGTATAATAGCCATATGGGGAATAATGCCTCTCGCCCACACAGCGCCAATGGAGAAGGTTATGGACTCCTGGGAAGCGTgctaacaataaaaaaagaatcagaataa